Within the Gossypium raimondii isolate GPD5lz chromosome 12, ASM2569854v1, whole genome shotgun sequence genome, the region TAGCATACAGTACCAATGGGACCTTCACGTGCTAGGCATTAGGATTCACAAAGAATTCCTCGAGGATTACTTCTCGAATTttcggatcctcgtatggtgtccattcaaactatattaaCATGATAAAAACATTAGTTATATATAAACtactaaatacaaaatcaactaCGTTATTTGTATatagttcaaaattaaataaatacatacctCCGCTTCTGatcgttggtctaatagaagccacAGTAGTTAATCCTACATAACATGGTGCATGATTCCACCTATTTAAATAACTTCTTagcataataaatttaatttaaatcaatttaatcatggTAATATCTACtgaattttaccttgttacGAATGGGAATGTATACGAGTAGTTTGCTCGAGGAcgaaaaatagaaatcaaaatcGAGCCCATGATTGTAGCACTAAAAGGCAACcaccaattttgatttttcctgGTTACGTCGCCCGACACATCTCCCGATACAAGGTTGCCAACACAACGGACCCCCAACTGAGTTCACCCACTCCTCTAAAATTGATGAGTTTCAGTAGTCACCTTAGATGGACGAGGTTTCGTGACTTATCTGGCATCAGGATACCCCCGATGATTTGAATGATGTATGCCCAAGCATATTGTTCTCTTTGGACTTCAGTTGAATCCTTATCCAACCCCGTGGAATTTTTTTTGTATCCAAGCTATTTCGATCCAACCTCTGTAAATCGTCTCCAGAGCCGCACCCAAAAGATCACCACATACATCTTCCCAATCAGCAGACTGAATAGACCCGGTGATTACTGACCCATCAACTTGTAACCCCAACTGTAAATGTACGTCCTCTAGAGTGATAGTACACTCGCTGCatagaagatggaatgtgtgcgtctcgggtctccacatTTCCACCAATGCGCTtatgagtttcgggtccaacttacACCCCCGACCTACAAGGGCCACGTGCCAAAATCTGGCTTCCCTCAAGTATGTTTCGATCAATAGTGATAGAAGACCGGGTAGATTATGAATATGGCATTGTAAAATTCAATCTTCTACctatttacattaaaaaaaatattaagttaaaatataacaatgaaataaaaaaaatatcaaacaagattgaaatttattaaaatttattctcacCGTTTGCAATTAATTGACGAAGATATGCTTGTTATCAAGACGGATTAGAGATCTAGCCATTGTTAATTATATAGAACacgaaataattttaataaaaaaatatttcttgaaaatattaataaaaaatagaatttagatagaaatagaattttagtaaaaaaatttaagagagaatttgagagaaatttgaaagaattttgagagaatgTTGTGAGAAATTAGTAGGggatatatagtttttttttactgttgggGAGGGGGCAACGACTATTTAAAATAGCCGTTGGAAGTGACCATTGGGAGGAAAACGCGCTGAGCTGGACACGTTTTTCTGAGTTTTCTCTGAAAATGTTTCCAACTGGAAGCGTTTTATCAAAAACGACCCATTcctataatttttcaaaaattcaatatatttccttaatttaaaaaaatgagtttttatttttggtaatttagcctataaatgaAAAGACTTGCACTTTGATTCTAATTTTATCAGTTGATTCGGTTTTCTATTCTCTaactttttcttccttttcctcTTTCCTATTTTCTCGACTTTCTAGGATGAACGCAATCCACTTTCCCTCAAACCCGTTATTTTGAAGAACTGGTTGTACAGATGTCTTATTCACGTCTAATTTTAAAGCCCCTATACTTCCTTTCCCTTTGATCTTTAGTTCCGACATCAAAATAAAGTTGTCGTTAATTTATGAAGAGACAATTTCACTAAGAATGGACTTAAGCAGCTAAATTATTGTACGGACTGCTAGAGCGAAATTGACTGGGCATTTTAGACTCCGTTTGTTTCATTCAAGAAAATCAACTCAGTCAAAAGATTTTACAAGTCAACGGAAAAACGGTTACTTTTTCTGTAAGACGTTTTACATTCTTTTCTTCTCCCACGCCTCCTCTGCCATTCTCTCATTCTCTTCGATAACTTTTTCTCCCCTCATCTTtgatatcttcttctttttcctttttttccctttcttttacCTAATTGCTTCCCAAATGTCTTCAGATTGCTTGGGACTTATATCAAATTTGGCGAATAAATTTGTGTCACGGCCCAAACCCTGGTTTGCTCTTTCCTCTTTTAACTTTCCAAGATTTTTCATGTGTATGTTTGTggaatttattaatatacaGAAATAGAGAAGtgaaaactgaaaagaaaagttGGATTTAATCCATTTATGGCTTGCTGCTCTGCTTTAATATCTGTTGCTTGGCTGCTTAGTACTTAATTGGATAATGAATAATCTTCCATGATCccatgtattatatatattagtgaTAAACATGACAATGCTTGCTAGTACTGCTAAACAAAGGGGAGATTGGCATGAATGTCAAATGTTTGGTAATGAAAAGAGCAAAGATGTAGGATATGTCTACTTCAACTGCTTACTTTGTGGGATCTGAACATTTTCTTAGGTTCTTTGTGTGAATGGTGGAAAAGAAGTTACAGATATAGGTATGTCAATGGTAGAAAAGAAGTTACAAATATAGGTATTTTCTGAAGCTTATATTTCCTACTCGTTAAGATTATATAAATGTTGATATTTTAACTAGCTTCTGCACAAATGTTGCCTATACAAAATTTATCTGTGTTGTGTTAGATTGAACATAATTTCTTGAGGAGTTGTTCTGCTTTCCTTTTCTTATGAAACTATATTCTTTGACTTTAAGTTGATAGGGAAAGCTTCTTATTTGGGCAGGTGACTATACCGTGGCTGCCAATGTATATCAGAAAATCTTGGAAATATGGCATGCTTATGGATGTTACCAAAAATTGCAATAAAACTTTGCATTAGTTACTATAGCAGTTTGCCATCTTCTTCAAGCTTATCAATGTGAGCTTCACTTTGTTAtacctctttttttatttgtactttgtattaacaaaaaatataatgcaTGAGGCAAAGGACCTAAGTATCTAGTGATTGAATTTGAAACTTGAGAGTCTAAGAAGATTGTCTATCATATATTTTCAACTAATGGCATGAGTTTGATGGTCTTTTTCATTGTACGACTATGTAATTAGGTGcctaaattttaccatttttttgcctaaaaaatatataaagttgtatatatataaagacaGTTCTGGTTATGATGCTGAAAACCCCTTACATTGTTGTCATGGCTTGAAAAAAATGCAGGCTTTAAGAATGGGAATGCTATATGTTTTCAGACTTTTGATGGTCAGGACCTCTACTGAAGAAGTAAATCTATCACGGGAAAGGGGAGCAGGGAAGTTAAGCTCATTACTAGTAGAGAAACCCTGCTAGAGACTTCTTGAAGAGGCTTTACCCTATGTTGTATATGGAAAAGAGATGGAATgctaagaaaaatatttacgaactaCGTTGTTCGTATTCATTGGAGACTAATGCTGATTGTGGAGGATACTAAAAGTTTCCTCTTCAAAGCTCAAGAACACTAGAGTCAAAAGGAAGATAATTGAAAAGGCTATAGCTGCCGGAAGAGATGACAATACTTTTCTATGGCCTTGAGTCTCATTGTTTAATGTTTTCCTTTGCTTTTTTCTGTCTAATTGTAGGACTAATGACTTTCtttgtttatataaaacaattttagatATCCAtgaactaattaattattttagattgatTATGAAACAAAACTtctcaaattaatattatttactgatttataattaatacttGAATACCTTTTTCAGTTCAGAAaacattttcattgtaaaataatttcaagaaaataaaccAACTAATGAATAATGTTTTACACAAAAGcattcaaacattaaaaagaaTATCACATTCCAGAAAATCATTCAATTTTCCTGAAAAGCCTTTCTGTTGATAGAAAGgctatttaaaatcataaaaattaagattgttaatgaatacatttaaatgttggaataaatataaatatgtactaAGTGTAGTTTAATTACTGTATCTTGCCGACTAAAGAGTTAGCCAATTGGTAGCGACACAGTCTTCTCATAATTTTTGTGAAGTGAATATTTgcaagataataataatgttCAAACATAGCAAAGAAGCTTGGAACTTGACAAGAACCCAAGGCTAGGCTAGGCTAGGCTAGGCCAGACATGAATTTTCTTCTAACAAAACCAAAGGGAGCATCACTATTCACTCCACTCGCTAtgttctaaattaaaaaaaagtttctaAAATCCTTGATCTGTTAGGATGCGAAGGCCGAAAGTCCTCCAGCCGCAAACAGGAGCTACCTCTAATTTCATTCAACACACTTTCTCCTTTCTCCGTTTTAATCATCCCCAAGGTGCTTCCCATTACATCCCCGCCCAGCCCTATTTCCACTATCTGCCCTGCTTCCTCCCCACCCTCCAGTATTAACCGCCCTATCTCCTTCATACTTATCACATCTTCCACTACCATTTTCCCAAAAATACGTCCCAGAAATTCTGGAGCTTTTGGCGCATCGTTCACAGCATCCTCCAATGTACTCAGGACAGATTCAAACCTGAATATAACACAACATCAATATCATCACTTCAAAATGTTATTATAATCAATCATTACAGTGAGATGGCTTTATAGTCTTAAATGATCCTCTTACCCTTTAATAAGTTCAGCCTGGCTCAATACACCATCATGGGACCTTGTCAGGTTGACAAGTAGCTTCGCCAAAAGATCCCGTTCCATGTCTTTTCTCTCAAAACAGTCCGTTACCCATAGTGCAATCATTGTTGGATGGAAGCTTGTAGAATTCAAATCTTTGATGCACAAAACAACTTCTTTCTCATCTCTAGCGCTGTTTCAATTATGACACAAAATTGCCAATTACTTCATAAAAGTAATCAGGTAACACCTAACTACAGCAAATATAGATATGCAGCATAACTCCTTAAAATTTACCACAACACTCACTACTTTGTATTTTAAATCAACCCATCAATATCATATTACTATCATACTCTGAGCAAAAGACCCTTCTAAGGTCAAATTTATGTGTTCGCACATATATACACATCTTCTTATGGGAAACAAGTCTAATATAACAAACTCTAAAATCAAATGAGCCAAGAGGATACCtataaaattctttaattgCCTCCATGGACATATCACGCAGGCGCTCCTCAGACCAGCCCTTTTCAGGAGGAATATTTTGACTGAAACCAGATGATTGGGCTTGTGTGGAAGGTGAAGCTGCAAGAGGTCTAACAATGCTGCGATCCGGGGTCCTCGAGTCCCTATTACCAAAATTTATGCCCCGTTCCTGGGAACTTGGCTGCTCATAAGCAGCTGTTGGTGCAACCCTATCAGTTCCAAATCTCGGCATGAGATCCTCTCTAGGACCATAAGTCGTTCGCTCTGATACAGAACTAAAACCATTTGATCCAGCGGTTCTTCTTGAATCTCCAGAAATTGGAGAAATATTAGCTAGGGGAGTACTGGACATTACAGATGGTCCTCTAAAAGACATCCCTCTACCAAGGCCACCCTGGGGGCCCAAAGTAATAGAATCGTCACCAGTTGGTCTTTGAGGCAAGGGAACCGATAGAGTCCTAGACTCCAAAGACTGTCTGTCATCCATGCGAACATCCTGAGCCCCAAAACCATGGGGTTGACCCTGCAGCCCCCGGAAACTACTCATTTGAGAAACTGGAGAAGATAACATTGGCCCTCGTGGACTAAAATCCATGGGTGCTCTTCTTGCAGTAGCATTGAAGCCAGGACCACGAGCAAGCCTACCGGATTGTGCTTGTCGCTCTTGAGCAGCATCTCTGTGCACTTCCTCAATCTTTTTAGGCCCTTCAACTTTCCTCCTCTGCTGCCATTTATTCTTTCTCAGATCAATAGCATCCCTCAACATGAACCTGATCCTAGAAGACAATTTCATATTGTTCGACAACTTCGCCATCCTCTCAAAATAAGCATCCATATGCACCTTTGCCTTAGGATGGTCAATCATTTCTCCAATCGTACTCATTAATTTGCACAATGCCTCGACATCTTCCTCATCAGGATTCTCGTATTCACCAAGTAGTTTcttgatgcattcatgcattatTCTCTCAGTTAACATTTTCTTCTTGTACAACTCCCCAATAAGTCTAATGTTACCTAACATTCGTCTTCGAGCCTTGattctcttctcctctctttcCTCCTCAGACAGCTTAGCCTCACCCTCTTCCTCTATTTTATTTGCTTCTTCTTGCTCTCTCTCCCCTCTCTCAAATTCCTCCTGGCACTTGTTCAGCAGCAATCTCTTGAAAGTTATCTTTTCATTGTTCTCGATAAAATCAGGCAACTCCCCAGCCAGACACTGGCAGAAGTTTGCATACATTTCACAAAAAGTAGGCTCCATCAAAGCTTTGTCAAATATCTGTGAGATGACACCAGTGAGTGTAACTGCATTGTCAATGTTAACAGCTTTTACTTGCTCAAAGagtttctcaaaattttgaggAGTTAGCTTGTTCAAAATGGACTTCAGCTGCCTTTGCTTGGCTTCTTCCTCATCAGTCACTTTACCCACTTGATACTTCCTTTCAGCTCTGTGCATTGTCTGCAATGGAGTTTGTGGAGAGGGAATTAAACCCTTCTGCTGATACATAACACCACGATGCCACCTGTCAGCATCAGGACCACTGTGTTGCATCCCTCCATGTGGACTCATATGCAGCATTTGCCCACCAGGGACCCCTCCGAGATATGGAAGAGGTGTTTGCGCCCACGGGTGCCTTAGAACACCAAAGTTACCTCCTTGGACAGGCCGAAAACCTGCAACAGCACCATAACCAAGATCAAGTCGCAGATCCCTTCCAGGGCCGAAAGGACCAGGTGGTCTCATCCATCTGTCATCATCAACAATTCCACTAGCACGGCGATCTAATCGAGATCCACTAGATTGCCTATCTAATTTTCTTCCAGGACTTGGGTATGAATCATGATCAACAGCATGAGATGCATTGACATTTGCAGCCATCAAGGCCGCTGCAATATCAGAAGCAATCTCAAATCCCTGTGGAAGATCAGTATACTGTCCAGCAAACTTAAGAAGGAAATCTCGGGAATACTTCTTCGTTATATTCCCACTTCCATCTTCCTCATGACTTGGTACACCTCCATGAGCCTTTTCGTCAGTGTCTGAAGTTTCTAAGTTTGGTGTAGATATGTCAGCAGCATCTTCCCAATCATCGAGTTCAGCTTTACTCTGTgtaattttctctctttctatGGCATCCACCTGAAGGGCCTCATGAGATGTCTGCTTCAAATTCACACCAACAGAATTGGTTTCCACACTTGCTGAAGGTGCAACAGTCTCTTTCTTTTCCTCGGGACCTTTATACGCCATATAGAGATCGGAAGTTGTCCCGGCAGCATCTGCTTTCTGAagaatttctcttctttttttcttcccaCTAGTTATAGTACTCTTTGTCCTACTAAGTTGTGGCGCTGGTTTGTCCTTTGAACTAGGTAACGGAACACCTTCCCCTTCATAATTTGAACTTGACTCTAAGAGATCAGGAGATGGGACAGGTGCAGACTGCTGGTCCAATATGCCAGATTTAGTAACATGACTACCTTCGATATCAGTAGAGTCAGCAATTCTAGAGGTAGAGATATCCTTACTATCAGTGACTTCCACATTTTCCACCTTGCCACTCAAATCTTCATTTAGTACCCTGTGCTCAGTTCCTTGGGTATGAACAACATTGTCGGTAGCTACTACCTTTGAAGCAGAGTCCTGGTCAGATTTAAGCTCCGTAGATTTCAAGGGAACTGGTTGAGAAGAAATCTCAAGGCTAACGCTGTCTTTTAAGTGCTCTTCAGGTAAATGTTTTTCCTCTTCATCATTAATTCCACTAATTTCAGACCTTGGTAGTTCATCCAGCTTGGAAGAACCATCAAACTTAGCATGCTTGACAAGGCCAAAGCTATCAAGTTTACTGCCAGTACCAGAAACTTCAGAAGAAACAGAGATTAAGCATTCTATCTTGCTCTCTGTCTTCGGGTCTAAGGACGAAGGCAAAGCCTCATTAATGGCTGTAAATTCCCTAGTAGATTGTGACAAAACATCAGCAGCTGCTAATGATGTTAAAGCCTTTTTAGCCACTAGAGCTTCAGTGACGGCACTTTCTGAGGAAACACCATATTCTGCAGGGTTGGTACCCAAGTAGAATGTTGATGTAGACTGTACAGAAATGTGTcagataaagaaatgaaaactgTAACATAGTAAgtgcaacaaaaaaaaagacaagGAAGATACCTGAACTGGTGGCTGAATTTGTCCTTCTTGTACTGGTTTCTtctgataattttttatagagTTTGACCTACTCAATCCCTCCCTCCTCTTGCCTTCATTACTGGCAAAAACTGGCGTAGACTCCTTGGATGTGGAATCTGAAGCAGAAGATACACAACTAGATGGCTGGCTCTCATCCAAGTTAGTCGCTGGAACTCCACCAGAGTGTTTAGCTGCAGCTGGTAATGACTCGGATGTTAAAGATTCATTACCAAGTTTTGGCTGTTGTACAGAGCTTTCCGGGAAAGTATCCAAATCCCTTTGAGCCTGAGACGAACTAACCTCACAAGCTGGCATAGAGTGTTTTAGCGACCCAGCCTTTTCAGTAGAAGGCGAGATACTTGAAAAAGAGGAATCTTCAAACTTCTCCCCAGCAGAAACAGTAGCTGGCTTAACTGTCACCTGTGTTGAACCTGAGGTAGCAAAGGATATAACATTTTGTGCATCACGTACAGGATCCACATTCACTGATTCTGAAGTGCCACACGCATGATTAACAGATTTATTAACTGCCAATGAACCAGGGGCAGCTGCTGAATTCATGAAAGAAATGTTTTGATGACCCTGGCTAACAGGATAGTTAAATCTCGGTCCTTGGGCATTGGGTGCTATCTGACTACCAGCCAATGGCAGTGAACTTGGTGGCGGATAATATACGGAATTGGTATTATAGGAATTGGAATAGTAATTGATAGAATGAGATGGGGCAAAGGAAGGAATTGGCTGGGATTGAGAAGGCATGTTAGGATGAGACCTTGGAACTGATGAGCCACCATCTGCACGTATATCTGTTCGTTTATCAAGCCTTAATTCTTCATGAGTATCAGGGTGAGTAATCTTGACAGGAGTGGTTTTACGTGTAACACCAAACTTTCCACCTTGCTGTTGAGAATACTGAGGGGCAATGCCCATCCCCAAGTTGCCCAATTGTGGCGTAAGCTGGCCACCTATGGGTGGCGTGAAACTTAAGCCCCCACCCTGATGCATCATCCCTTGAGGTGGCAATGGAAGAGCCTGAAGACCTGCAACAAAGACTTGCTGCTGCACCTGAGGTCCATTTCCCATAGCTAAGGGGATATGGATTGGCATTTGCATTGAACTAGCAGTAACACTTTGAGACTGAATCTGTGGATTAGGCCCGCCATATTGAATGGGAACCTGAGGCTGGTGATGAAATGGCATCTGCATAGATGTCATTGGTATATTAACAGGAGACGGCTTCTGTGTCTGGTTCACAGGGGGTACAGCAGAGGGTTGTGCATCTTTTTTTATCTTGGGCACTGAATGAGCCTCCCCAGAACTAGATTGCTCAGTTGCAACTGAATCCTTTCTTGGTAGCTGCTGTTTAGGAATGGAAGTGGGCAAATTCGGCACAGACTTAAAAGAAGAATCATGGCGTGCCTGcagataaaaattttcatttaaatataagtaaatCCCTAAAAGTCCAAAACAATATCAGTTAAAAGGCATCTAATGTATAAACATGAGAGACCAACAATTAAGATGGTCCCAAACAGGTCTTATTCGTATTTTTCTTCAGTTCTATAGGATCTGTCTCTTAATATTCGAAAATGTAACCACAGTGGGCAGAAGGAAGAGATCTTTCAGTTTTATGCATCTTAACTTACATGTTTCTTCAAAGTTTAAACTAAATAAAGAAGGACAATCACTCAGTAGATTAAATGATCCAATACCCTCTTatctttaaaagtttttaaaaaggaaaaaacaaaaacgTTATATTGTACAGTTTATGATAAGAGACAAACCTGATTACGTTTCTGTTCATCCAAATTTGGGGGTGCTGAGCTAGTTCGAGCTGGAAT harbors:
- the LOC105763767 gene encoding eukaryotic translation initiation factor 4G isoform X1 — translated: MSFNQSRSDKSEQQYRKSGRSASFNQQRSSSGAYSKGAGGGPAPSRSPSSSSSSLSSNRSLKKSNNAQGGQYRLNSLAANSTESSNTSAARTKQNGAHLQPQLQGASDASIASNVAQPVQSPIIQNSTRAVSKTPNSQPPTISSDSSLPTTAGKEDPSKAFSLQFGSITPGFMNGMQIPARTSSAPPNLDEQKRNQARHDSSFKSVPNLPTSIPKQQLPRKDSVATEQSSSGEAHSVPKIKKDAQPSAVPPVNQTQKPSPVNIPMTSMQMPFHHQPQVPIQYGGPNPQIQSQSVTASSMQMPIHIPLAMGNGPQVQQQVFVAGLQALPLPPQGMMHQGGGLSFTPPIGGQLTPQLGNLGMGIAPQYSQQQGGKFGVTRKTTPVKITHPDTHEELRLDKRTDIRADGGSSVPRSHPNMPSQSQPIPSFAPSHSINYYSNSYNTNSVYYPPPSSLPLAGSQIAPNAQGPRFNYPVSQGHQNISFMNSAAAPGSLAVNKSVNHACGTSESVNVDPVRDAQNVISFATSGSTQVTVKPATVSAGEKFEDSSFSSISPSTEKAGSLKHSMPACEVSSSQAQRDLDTFPESSVQQPKLGNESLTSESLPAAAKHSGGVPATNLDESQPSSCVSSASDSTSKESTPVFASNEGKRREGLSRSNSIKNYQKKPVQEGQIQPPVQSTSTFYLGTNPAEYGVSSESAVTEALVAKKALTSLAAADVLSQSTREFTAINEALPSSLDPKTESKIECLISVSSEVSGTGSKLDSFGLVKHAKFDGSSKLDELPRSEISGINDEEEKHLPEEHLKDSVSLEISSQPVPLKSTELKSDQDSASKVVATDNVVHTQGTEHRVLNEDLSGKVENVEVTDSKDISTSRIADSTDIEGSHVTKSGILDQQSAPVPSPDLLESSSNYEGEGVPLPSSKDKPAPQLSRTKSTITSGKKKRREILQKADAAGTTSDLYMAYKGPEEKKETVAPSASVETNSVGVNLKQTSHEALQVDAIEREKITQSKAELDDWEDAADISTPNLETSDTDEKAHGGVPSHEEDGSGNITKKYSRDFLLKFAGQYTDLPQGFEIASDIAAALMAANVNASHAVDHDSYPSPGRKLDRQSSGSRLDRRASGIVDDDRWMRPPGPFGPGRDLRLDLGYGAVAGFRPVQGGNFGVLRHPWAQTPLPYLGGVPGGQMLHMSPHGGMQHSGPDADRWHRGVMYQQKGLIPSPQTPLQTMHRAERKYQVGKVTDEEEAKQRQLKSILNKLTPQNFEKLFEQVKAVNIDNAVTLTGVISQIFDKALMEPTFCEMYANFCQCLAGELPDFIENNEKITFKRLLLNKCQEEFERGEREQEEANKIEEEGEAKLSEEEREEKRIKARRRMLGNIRLIGELYKKKMLTERIMHECIKKLLGEYENPDEEDVEALCKLMSTIGEMIDHPKAKVHMDAYFERMAKLSNNMKLSSRIRFMLRDAIDLRKNKWQQRRKVEGPKKIEEVHRDAAQERQAQSGRLARGPGFNATARRAPMDFSPRGPMLSSPVSQMSSFRGLQGQPHGFGAQDVRMDDRQSLESRTLSVPLPQRPTGDDSITLGPQGGLGRGMSFRGPSVMSSTPLANISPISGDSRRTAGSNGFSSVSERTTYGPREDLMPRFGTDRVAPTAAYEQPSSQERGINFGNRDSRTPDRSIVRPLAASPSTQAQSSGFSQNIPPEKGWSEERLRDMSMEAIKEFYSARDEKEVVLCIKDLNSTSFHPTMIALWVTDCFERKDMERDLLAKLLVNLTRSHDGVLSQAELIKGFESVLSTLEDAVNDAPKAPEFLGRIFGKMVVEDVISMKEIGRLILEGGEEAGQIVEIGLGGDVMGSTLGMIKTEKGESVLNEIRGSSCLRLEDFRPSHPNRSRILETFF
- the LOC105763767 gene encoding eukaryotic translation initiation factor 4G isoform X2 → MSFNQSRSDKSEQQYRKSGRSASFNQQRSSSGAYSKGAGGGPAPSRSPSSSSSSLSSNRSLKKSNNAQGGQYRLNSLAANSTESSNTSAARTKQNGAHLQPQLQGASDASIASNVAQPVQSPIIQNSTRAVSKTPNSQPPTISSDSSLPTTAGKDPSKAFSLQFGSITPGFMNGMQIPARTSSAPPNLDEQKRNQARHDSSFKSVPNLPTSIPKQQLPRKDSVATEQSSSGEAHSVPKIKKDAQPSAVPPVNQTQKPSPVNIPMTSMQMPFHHQPQVPIQYGGPNPQIQSQSVTASSMQMPIHIPLAMGNGPQVQQQVFVAGLQALPLPPQGMMHQGGGLSFTPPIGGQLTPQLGNLGMGIAPQYSQQQGGKFGVTRKTTPVKITHPDTHEELRLDKRTDIRADGGSSVPRSHPNMPSQSQPIPSFAPSHSINYYSNSYNTNSVYYPPPSSLPLAGSQIAPNAQGPRFNYPVSQGHQNISFMNSAAAPGSLAVNKSVNHACGTSESVNVDPVRDAQNVISFATSGSTQVTVKPATVSAGEKFEDSSFSSISPSTEKAGSLKHSMPACEVSSSQAQRDLDTFPESSVQQPKLGNESLTSESLPAAAKHSGGVPATNLDESQPSSCVSSASDSTSKESTPVFASNEGKRREGLSRSNSIKNYQKKPVQEGQIQPPVQSTSTFYLGTNPAEYGVSSESAVTEALVAKKALTSLAAADVLSQSTREFTAINEALPSSLDPKTESKIECLISVSSEVSGTGSKLDSFGLVKHAKFDGSSKLDELPRSEISGINDEEEKHLPEEHLKDSVSLEISSQPVPLKSTELKSDQDSASKVVATDNVVHTQGTEHRVLNEDLSGKVENVEVTDSKDISTSRIADSTDIEGSHVTKSGILDQQSAPVPSPDLLESSSNYEGEGVPLPSSKDKPAPQLSRTKSTITSGKKKRREILQKADAAGTTSDLYMAYKGPEEKKETVAPSASVETNSVGVNLKQTSHEALQVDAIEREKITQSKAELDDWEDAADISTPNLETSDTDEKAHGGVPSHEEDGSGNITKKYSRDFLLKFAGQYTDLPQGFEIASDIAAALMAANVNASHAVDHDSYPSPGRKLDRQSSGSRLDRRASGIVDDDRWMRPPGPFGPGRDLRLDLGYGAVAGFRPVQGGNFGVLRHPWAQTPLPYLGGVPGGQMLHMSPHGGMQHSGPDADRWHRGVMYQQKGLIPSPQTPLQTMHRAERKYQVGKVTDEEEAKQRQLKSILNKLTPQNFEKLFEQVKAVNIDNAVTLTGVISQIFDKALMEPTFCEMYANFCQCLAGELPDFIENNEKITFKRLLLNKCQEEFERGEREQEEANKIEEEGEAKLSEEEREEKRIKARRRMLGNIRLIGELYKKKMLTERIMHECIKKLLGEYENPDEEDVEALCKLMSTIGEMIDHPKAKVHMDAYFERMAKLSNNMKLSSRIRFMLRDAIDLRKNKWQQRRKVEGPKKIEEVHRDAAQERQAQSGRLARGPGFNATARRAPMDFSPRGPMLSSPVSQMSSFRGLQGQPHGFGAQDVRMDDRQSLESRTLSVPLPQRPTGDDSITLGPQGGLGRGMSFRGPSVMSSTPLANISPISGDSRRTAGSNGFSSVSERTTYGPREDLMPRFGTDRVAPTAAYEQPSSQERGINFGNRDSRTPDRSIVRPLAASPSTQAQSSGFSQNIPPEKGWSEERLRDMSMEAIKEFYSARDEKEVVLCIKDLNSTSFHPTMIALWVTDCFERKDMERDLLAKLLVNLTRSHDGVLSQAELIKGFESVLSTLEDAVNDAPKAPEFLGRIFGKMVVEDVISMKEIGRLILEGGEEAGQIVEIGLGGDVMGSTLGMIKTEKGESVLNEIRGSSCLRLEDFRPSHPNRSRILETFF